In a single window of the Oceanispirochaeta sp. genome:
- a CDS encoding alpha-L-rhamnosidase, translated as MLNINNVKCENLTNPIGIDSGTPRISWISESLEKEISQKSYEIEVSTDKEFTQFVWQSGPVTSSRSHSIKYQGSKLLPVTRYWFRIRITDNFKNSSEWSRAAYFETSLLSHGKWRAPFISSPEDTDEKLSKGWIFQKEINIRKGLESARLYATALGVYEAFVQGERIGNQQMTPGWTNYSKRLLYQCYDITKNLREGENILAGHIGAGWYKGDLAGWVGKRCVYGKRNALSMQILLRFEDGSQEWIKTDKTWKAGTTGVISSEIYHGEEYDARRENPRSWTEVEILPAPESVQITAQDGPLTLPQETLKPREIILDSQGRSIIDFGQNMTGFVRFKVKGKAGDRVKLKHAEILSPPGEFYTENLRSARQEILYTLKGEGTEVYQPRFTFQGFRYVLVEEYPGKVKADDFEAIVLHSDMEKSGDFDCSHPLLNQLHHNILWGMKGNFLDIPTDCPQRDERLGWTGDAQVFISTACNLMDASGFFTKWLRDMRSEQNEKGGIPHVIPDVLQDVASQDDILKGAHSATGWADAMTICPWEIYVQYGDPQILEENYDAMKGWISYMRGEARDEVLWDTGFHFGDWVALDAKEGSYFGATPNDFTATVFYANSVQIMIKTAKVLGFQKDLKEFTNLYERIVKAFQNEFFTPTGRLAVNTQTAHVLALYFNLTPEPYIKRTVDTLVRLLENEEDHLLTGFLGTPYLCAALSRNGRLDKAYKLLLQEDYPSWLYQVKQGATTIWEHWDGLKPDGSLWSPDMNSFNHYAYGSVGYWMYTVVAGLSLDENDPGYKTILFQPQPGGGLTHARASQMTPFGKASISWKIQDREFSCTLQIPVNARGRMKLPGQEKYSELGSGEYSFQVDLP; from the coding sequence ATGTTAAATATAAACAATGTTAAATGTGAAAACCTCACAAATCCTATCGGTATTGATTCAGGGACACCCCGGATTTCCTGGATATCAGAGAGTCTTGAGAAAGAGATAAGCCAAAAATCCTATGAGATAGAAGTCTCGACAGATAAGGAATTCACCCAGTTCGTCTGGCAGAGCGGCCCTGTGACAAGCTCCCGGTCTCATTCAATTAAATATCAGGGTTCAAAGCTATTACCGGTAACAAGATACTGGTTCAGGATACGGATAACAGACAACTTTAAAAACAGCAGTGAATGGAGCCGGGCAGCCTACTTTGAAACATCATTATTAAGCCATGGCAAGTGGAGAGCTCCCTTTATATCCTCCCCGGAAGATACAGATGAAAAATTATCAAAAGGCTGGATCTTTCAGAAAGAGATCAACATCAGGAAAGGTCTGGAATCAGCGCGTCTGTATGCCACGGCCCTGGGTGTGTATGAGGCCTTTGTTCAGGGAGAGCGTATTGGCAACCAGCAGATGACACCGGGCTGGACCAACTATTCAAAACGGCTGCTCTATCAGTGCTATGACATAACAAAAAATCTTCGGGAGGGTGAAAACATTCTTGCCGGCCATATTGGCGCCGGCTGGTACAAGGGAGATCTGGCCGGATGGGTTGGCAAGCGCTGCGTGTATGGGAAAAGGAATGCCCTCAGTATGCAGATCCTCCTTCGCTTTGAAGATGGCTCACAGGAATGGATTAAAACAGATAAAACCTGGAAGGCCGGTACTACCGGCGTCATCAGTTCAGAGATTTACCATGGAGAAGAGTATGATGCCCGCCGGGAGAATCCCCGATCCTGGACAGAGGTTGAAATTCTTCCTGCTCCAGAATCAGTGCAAATTACAGCCCAGGATGGCCCCCTGACCCTTCCTCAGGAAACTCTGAAACCCAGGGAAATCATCCTGGACTCCCAGGGTCGAAGTATCATTGATTTTGGACAGAATATGACAGGATTTGTCCGTTTTAAGGTCAAAGGAAAGGCGGGAGACCGGGTTAAGCTGAAACATGCCGAGATTCTGAGCCCTCCGGGAGAATTTTATACTGAGAACCTTCGCTCTGCCAGGCAGGAGATTCTCTACACCCTCAAGGGTGAGGGAACAGAGGTATATCAGCCCCGGTTTACCTTCCAGGGATTCCGGTACGTCCTGGTCGAAGAGTATCCTGGAAAGGTGAAGGCCGATGATTTCGAAGCGATTGTACTTCACAGCGACATGGAGAAATCCGGAGATTTTGATTGCTCCCACCCCCTCCTCAACCAGCTGCACCACAACATCCTCTGGGGCATGAAAGGTAATTTCCTGGATATTCCTACAGACTGCCCCCAGAGGGATGAACGTCTGGGATGGACCGGGGATGCTCAGGTTTTTATCAGCACCGCCTGTAATCTGATGGACGCCTCCGGGTTCTTCACCAAATGGCTGCGGGATATGCGAAGTGAACAGAATGAGAAGGGAGGCATACCCCATGTCATTCCAGATGTACTGCAGGATGTCGCCTCCCAGGATGACATACTCAAGGGAGCCCATTCCGCCACGGGATGGGCCGATGCCATGACTATCTGTCCCTGGGAAATATATGTCCAGTACGGAGACCCTCAGATTCTGGAAGAGAATTATGACGCCATGAAAGGCTGGATATCCTATATGCGCGGGGAAGCCAGGGATGAGGTTCTCTGGGACACAGGATTTCACTTTGGAGACTGGGTCGCCCTGGATGCCAAAGAAGGCAGCTATTTTGGAGCCACACCCAATGATTTTACGGCCACCGTGTTTTATGCCAACTCAGTCCAGATCATGATAAAAACGGCAAAAGTACTGGGATTTCAAAAGGATCTTAAGGAATTCACAAATCTCTATGAACGCATCGTTAAGGCCTTTCAGAATGAGTTTTTCACTCCGACCGGACGGCTGGCAGTGAATACACAGACAGCCCATGTGCTTGCCCTGTATTTTAATCTCACTCCCGAACCCTATATCAAGCGGACTGTGGATACCCTGGTCAGACTCCTTGAAAATGAAGAGGATCATCTGCTCACCGGATTTCTGGGAACCCCCTATCTCTGTGCAGCCTTAAGCCGCAACGGCCGTCTGGACAAGGCGTATAAACTCCTTCTTCAGGAGGATTATCCCTCCTGGTTGTACCAGGTCAAACAGGGTGCCACCACCATCTGGGAGCATTGGGATGGTTTAAAACCCGACGGCAGCCTCTGGAGCCCCGATATGAACTCCTTTAATCACTATGCCTACGGTTCAGTGGGATATTGGATGTACACCGTTGTAGCAGGGTTGTCTCTCGATGAGAATGATCCAGGATACAAAACAATCCTGTTTCAGCCTCAACCCGGAGGAGGCCTGACCCATGCCAGGGCCAGCCAGATGACCCCCTTTGGAAAAGCATCCATCTCCTGGAAAATCCAGGACAGGGAATTTTCATGTACCCTTCAGATCCCGGTGAATGCCAGAGGCAGGATGAAGCTGCCGGGTCAGGAGAAGTATAGCGAGCTTGGTTCCGGTGAATATTCCTTCCAGGTAGATTTACCCTGA
- a CDS encoding sensor histidine kinase, whose amino-acid sequence MATISFQKRLILVYSLFVTLLVVLISSFYFFFFYTEGEKRIKEDLTNRGEKMASQLDTVLSTMDFVTIDLLSQWDFMPALATLSIFDREIPENRLAIVDALLTVEKSLYRYSIMRDFHRVAVYTPKADFFSNNFEPRPGANIIKGWLNDNPMLKIVDARKGKILILPPYPDQWQKENVIRVFALMRAVVGQKENEINGYIEVQNPYSLIEDIFTLPPDMAIAIDVKTKEGNVLFQNGQHGATPKGFAFSTTSKYTQITIELKYSRKDAFASLNSIILFSMIGVISILFLSLVFVRYFTLQLTKPLEKLTRHINSIDLGTLPLSVDLQSSHNEIESLNYAFTLLQNRLNESVKREIVSQSLQVQANFDSLQAQVNPHFLFNILNVISSMGLESDNMEICEMCDHIASMLRYSTSTQQRDSSIRQEIEHVTDFLVLLKKRYEHKLTYVIKIDENILDQVIPKIILQPLVENSVDHSFQKGKQNVHIEIKGGPLESVGSWYLEILDNGCGISDEKLEWIESEIKKVKNRIIISKEIVELNLGGLGLVNTYIRLLLYFNDDIDFSIENRLSGGVKIKISKGAGT is encoded by the coding sequence ATGGCAACCATCAGTTTCCAGAAACGATTAATCCTGGTCTACTCTCTCTTTGTCACCCTCCTGGTTGTTCTGATCAGTTCCTTTTATTTTTTCTTCTTCTATACCGAGGGAGAAAAAAGGATAAAGGAAGATCTGACCAACCGGGGTGAAAAGATGGCCAGCCAGCTGGATACGGTCCTTTCTACCATGGATTTTGTCACCATAGACCTTCTCTCACAATGGGATTTCATGCCGGCCCTGGCCACACTGTCCATTTTTGACCGTGAAATCCCTGAGAATAGATTGGCTATTGTTGACGCCCTTTTGACGGTTGAAAAATCATTGTACCGCTATTCCATCATGAGAGACTTTCACCGGGTGGCGGTGTATACCCCCAAAGCAGACTTTTTTTCCAACAATTTCGAGCCCAGACCCGGAGCCAACATCATTAAAGGCTGGCTGAATGACAACCCGATGCTGAAAATCGTGGATGCCAGAAAAGGGAAAATACTGATACTGCCTCCCTACCCGGATCAGTGGCAGAAAGAAAACGTCATCAGGGTTTTTGCCCTGATGAGGGCTGTTGTGGGTCAAAAAGAAAATGAAATCAATGGCTACATTGAGGTACAGAACCCCTACTCTCTTATCGAGGATATTTTTACCCTGCCCCCGGATATGGCCATCGCTATTGATGTGAAAACAAAAGAAGGCAATGTTCTGTTCCAGAACGGTCAGCATGGGGCAACCCCAAAAGGCTTCGCCTTCTCCACCACATCAAAATATACCCAGATAACCATTGAATTGAAGTATTCACGGAAAGATGCCTTTGCCTCACTGAACTCAATCATTCTGTTTTCTATGATCGGGGTCATCAGCATCCTGTTTCTGTCTTTGGTTTTTGTCCGGTATTTTACACTCCAGCTCACAAAGCCCCTTGAGAAATTAACCCGCCATATCAATTCCATTGATCTGGGAACCCTGCCTCTTTCGGTAGACCTGCAAAGCTCTCATAACGAGATAGAATCTCTGAACTATGCATTTACCCTCCTCCAAAACCGTTTAAATGAATCGGTTAAAAGAGAAATTGTGTCCCAGTCTCTTCAGGTACAGGCCAATTTTGACTCCCTCCAGGCCCAGGTGAATCCTCATTTCCTCTTCAATATACTCAATGTGATTTCCAGCATGGGCCTGGAGAGTGATAATATGGAGATCTGTGAAATGTGTGATCATATTGCCTCTATGCTGCGTTATTCCACGTCCACACAACAGAGAGACTCATCGATTCGGCAGGAAATCGAACATGTGACAGATTTTCTTGTTCTTCTGAAAAAACGCTATGAACATAAGCTCACTTATGTCATTAAGATTGATGAGAACATCCTTGATCAGGTCATCCCCAAAATCATTCTGCAGCCCCTGGTTGAAAACAGCGTAGATCACAGTTTCCAGAAAGGGAAACAAAACGTCCATATCGAAATAAAGGGCGGTCCTCTGGAGTCCGTGGGGAGCTGGTACCTGGAAATACTGGACAACGGCTGTGGGATTTCAGATGAAAAACTGGAATGGATTGAATCTGAAATAAAAAAAGTAAAAAACCGCATCATCATCAGTAAAGAAATTGTAGAATTAAATCTGGGCGGCCTGGGATTAGTCAATACTTATATACGTCTACTCCTCTATTTCAATGATGACATTGATTTTAGTATTGAGAACAGACTCTCTGGAGGAGTTAAGATTAAAATCTCAAAAGGAGCAGGGACATGA
- a CDS encoding response regulator: MIFTVMLVEDEPAAMRHLKTTIEKRCPGFSVQDTAEDGLEALKKMQKNQPDLLITDIRMPHCDGLELSQKVRKQFPEIHTIILSGHQEFEYARQAIQNEVIEYMLKPINIKALETVMAEIHSRLCQKSYWKTHRLIQKYLSLKDYEISLPAGKTCFRIAVIRINGLHPKFHKKVCYNPSELLRSLLYEQITEEEKMGIYLFTGRDNNEYYILCPKEEIHYSRFKTIIEDFSRQIPSCLYYTAALSLDFLLYRITEILDILYSLLRERTVLGKSQVLYEQGNEQFQSNFVELGSVFLRNVEFLIKTSALDQVREPLQNWLRECHTQKVSLLQIEMEFNQFLNHILGFCNDKNRLQIESGIMMDKSSQDVGDFKTLLNNYMAIVLHLQNSTQKSPPGMGSRESFLHIKEYVEQHMAEDLSVPALCEQFSISQSYLNKLFHKHEKMSAIEYIRQQRVNTSIRIMKKSPHIPLKEISRIVGYEDSSYFSRVFKCQTGFSPRQYLELKNE, translated from the coding sequence ATGATATTTACAGTCATGCTCGTAGAAGATGAGCCGGCAGCCATGAGGCATCTTAAAACAACCATTGAAAAGAGATGTCCTGGATTTTCTGTACAGGATACCGCAGAAGATGGTCTTGAAGCCCTGAAAAAGATGCAGAAAAATCAGCCTGATCTGCTCATTACAGACATACGAATGCCTCACTGTGATGGACTTGAATTGTCCCAAAAAGTTAGAAAACAGTTTCCAGAGATACATACTATCATTCTCAGCGGGCATCAGGAATTTGAATATGCCCGGCAGGCTATTCAAAATGAAGTGATTGAATACATGCTTAAACCCATCAATATTAAGGCGCTGGAAACAGTAATGGCAGAGATCCATAGCCGTTTGTGCCAGAAGTCATATTGGAAAACTCATAGACTGATTCAGAAATACCTCTCCCTTAAAGATTACGAAATCAGTCTGCCCGCCGGTAAGACCTGCTTCAGAATTGCTGTCATCAGAATAAATGGTCTGCATCCCAAATTCCATAAAAAGGTATGTTATAATCCATCGGAATTGCTGAGGTCTCTCCTCTATGAACAGATCACAGAAGAGGAAAAAATGGGTATATATCTCTTTACAGGGAGAGACAATAATGAGTATTACATCCTCTGCCCCAAGGAAGAAATTCATTACAGCCGGTTTAAAACTATCATAGAAGACTTCAGCCGTCAGATCCCCTCCTGCCTGTATTACACGGCAGCCTTATCCCTCGATTTCCTTCTCTATAGAATAACAGAAATTTTGGATATTCTATACAGCCTGCTCAGAGAAAGAACAGTCCTGGGAAAGTCTCAGGTTTTGTATGAACAGGGTAACGAACAGTTTCAGAGTAACTTTGTGGAACTGGGTTCCGTATTTCTCAGGAATGTTGAATTTTTAATTAAGACCAGCGCCCTGGATCAGGTCAGAGAACCCCTGCAGAACTGGCTCAGGGAATGTCATACCCAGAAGGTAAGCCTTCTGCAGATAGAAATGGAGTTTAATCAGTTTTTAAATCATATACTCGGATTCTGCAACGACAAAAACCGCCTGCAGATTGAGTCAGGAATCATGATGGATAAGTCATCTCAGGATGTGGGAGATTTCAAGACACTTTTAAATAATTACATGGCCATTGTTCTGCACCTTCAAAACAGCACCCAGAAATCGCCTCCCGGGATGGGAAGCCGGGAATCCTTCCTTCATATAAAAGAGTATGTGGAACAGCATATGGCCGAAGACCTGTCAGTTCCCGCTCTCTGCGAACAATTCAGTATATCCCAGTCCTATCTGAATAAACTCTTTCATAAGCATGAGAAAATGAGTGCCATCGAGTATATTCGCCAGCAGAGAGTCAATACAAGCATCAGAATCATGAAAAAATCACCTCATATACCCCTCAAGGAAATTTCCAGAATTGTCGGCTATGAGGATTCTTCCTATTTCAGCCGTGTTTTTAAATGTCAGACCGGATTTTCCCCTCGTCAATATCTGGAGCTGAAAAATGAATAG